The sequence GTGAAAAAATTGGAGAAGAATCTACGGAGTTAATTTTAGCCGCTAAAGATGACAAAAAAGATGAAATCATTTATGAGGCAGCAGATTTAATATTTCATACAATGGTTTTGTTAGCATACAAGAATATAGAGTTTAAAGAATTATTACAAGAATTTGAAAGAAGAAGAAAATAAAAAGAAATAAAAAACAAATTATATTTTAAAAATCTTTCCACTTATATATTTGTAACAAACTCCCAGAATGACTTAACTGCACTTGGGTTTTTAGGTCTTCTACTTTTAACTAAATATAGGTATCTTACAATGTCCAAATCTTCCACAGGAACTATTTTAACTAAACCAGCATCTTCTGCCTTTTTTGCTGGAATTTCAGAAACTATACTAACTCCATAACCCTCAGATACTGCTGTAATTACTGCTGAATGACTACCTACTCTCATCACTACATTTAAATCCATTATCGAATAACCTTTCTCATTTAATGCTTTTATAAATGCCTCTCTTGTACCTGAACCTACTTCTCTATCTATGTAATCCTCTTTTAAAATATCCTCTAATTTAGCAACTCCTTTTTTAGCAAGTGGGTGATTAGGAGGAACGATTAAAACTAATCTATCTTTACCAATAATTGTATATTCATAATTTTTGTTTTTTAAGTAGCCTACTGCTGCTATGTCAGCCAATCCTTCATCTAACGCTTTGAAACATTTTTCAGAGTCAGATATAGTCATTTCAAAATCTACATTTTTGTAT comes from Methanocaldococcus sp. and encodes:
- the hisE gene encoding phosphoribosyl-ATP diphosphatase — translated: MILEEVYEIIKKRIEEKPENSYVAKLTTDDEKKSAINKICEKIGEESTELILAAKDDKKDEIIYEAADLIFHTMVLLAYKNIEFKELLQEFERRRK
- a CDS encoding selenium metabolism-associated LysR family transcriptional regulator; translated protein: MDPKISYFQTFIVASKTKSFSKAAKRLGITQGTVSNHISALEKFFDAQLFLRTPEGVDLTPEGKILYERAEKILDLLNESKMLMRAIHENPEGIIRIYASTTPGEHILPSIIKEYKNSYKNVDFEMTISDSEKCFKALDEGLADIAAVGYLKNKNYEYTIIGKDRLVLIVPPNHPLAKKGVAKLEDILKEDYIDREVGSGTREAFIKALNEKGYSIMDLNVVMRVGSHSAVITAVSEGYGVSIVSEIPAKKAEDAGLVKIVPVEDLDIVRYLYLVKSRRPKNPSAVKSFWEFVTNI